TCTGGAAAAGCAGGTAACCTAGAAAACAGTCTTTTTGAACtattcatttttaaagtatCAAACTGAAAACACTGGTAACAGCTAGCGAGTCTTCCTGACAAAAGCAGTATATGCGGCGCGCGTGCTTGTAACACTCAGTTTCTTACGTCACAATGTCGAGGCAAGGTGATGTCATGCAGGGAAGAAACGACGAAGTCAAACAAAAAGCTTTAGATGACGGCGTTCAGAACAAAATCAATGATGTTCAAGCGCCTCATTTATAAAGTACGATAATTTTTACTAATGTTGCACACGTAACAGAACTCAAAATGGCAGTCACATCATCGCTATAAGAACGGGAATGTAGTTACCGGCTATTGACGAACACGCTTGATTGAAACTCATGCTAATAAGACCTACATTAAAAGGCAATCTCTGCGCTCACAACGCAGTTAGAGCTTGTCAAAGAAACACAATAATTGTAAATAGTTCGTCGAACAGGAAAATCAATAATCAGAATCTCATCACCTCATGAACACAGAAAGCAAAGACCAAATGATCTGTAGTGGAAGTCCTTTAATTGAGTAGCTCTATAGCAGCCTCTCCTGCAAATGCGACGCTAATGTATCGTGCAGTtactaaacaataaatataaatcaatCAATTCAAAtctatgtttatgtatgttataAAGGTTGTCACTAAGAATTTTTGTGGAAATCATCCTTATAACTCTCTCCCAACCCCCCCATGTTTATGTTCACTTCATTTAAAGTCtgcataactttaaaaaactcCACGATTTTAATCACCGTATTTCTATACGAAACAAGGCAATCAGTGTCGTATGTATGGCAGATTAGGTTATTTTAGCTTATTGTACGACTCAAATTAGGTAAATTATGTGACGTCATTTAAGAGTATattgaacaaaatattaataagcGAATCCAGCATAAAACCATTGTGCTCTTCTCGCAGTGGAAATAATTACCAATGGGCGGAATTGTTAAGGTCAGCTCCGGATTTGCTGTCATGATGACAAGTATTACACTTGCTGTGATCTGCTGTCCATATACTGTCACTGTAGAACCGCCGATTAGGAAACTAGTCCGTTTTAGCAGGACGTAATTAACCACCCGCTCATTGATGAGTCCTGATGGCAGATTTATGTAACAATCAACATTATTGTTTTGATAATCCAAcgaaattctttgttttctcctttattCTGGTGATCACATAACCTGTCACCTGAGAGTCTGGACTAGCTTCAGAGTGGAGTGATCTcattctgcaaaagaaaatataaattctgtGTGACCAATTCTTTGTTTGCCTTGTTTGACAATTTTATGTCTGATAACGAAACCGTTTCTGTGACCATCAAGTTGcgtcaacatttaaaaacaaaacaatgttttaaaaatataaccaaATAATTGCATTTagttattattgtaaaaaattAGTACAGAAGGTGCAACAGCGAAACCTAACATTTGCATCTATGTGACGATGTCAGATTAGGGATTAAAACAGGGGAAATGGCTTTCTGCTCCTTACCTGCTGCGCCATGACTTCATGGGActaaacagagaaagaaacctCTTTGACTACTTGCATAGTCAGCTAACACTCAGACGCTGCACCAAGCCACTGGTGGTCTCCCTACCACTGTCAGCTCTCAATGCACTCCCACTGAGGTGTTCTCACATTGCAGACCATCGTATCCTTGTTTTTGAAGACGTTGACATTCCAGCTTCAGGTTGACATTCTCGCTCTCGAAGACAGATCGTCCAGCCCGTCTGCTGTGCTTTCGTTGTCACTGGTGCATGTAACCCACTTCGCTGTTCCGCTTCCTGTCGATAGTAATCGCGTCTGCTGATCCAGGGTTGTAGACCCAGAGTATGTTGACCGCACGTTGAGTCGTTGCTGATGTGAGGTCAACGCGACAGTCCGGTTCATCGTCGGAGCTGGCATCCATGGTGTACAGCGAAGGATGCGAACCTAATGCACTGATGGGTCAAGCGGCGGCTTTCTCCATGGACTCGGCACCAGGCTGCTCCTGCGTCTGCCGTTCACGACCTGTTCCGGGCGGAAAACACATATCGCATACAAGGCTATGATGAAGAACTCATTAAAAAGCCCTTTGATTCTAAGAACTTCCTCGTTTGTGCAGTCGCTGTGGACTCTCGCATTATGCATAGGTGGTGTGTTTAGGTACATGGTCAGGGTGTggtggaaagaaaatgagatggCGATGTTGTAGCGATATAAtgcattaagaaaaataaagaccagcagcttttaattaacattaacGTCTAGGTGTAACACAAGAGTCAAATCTTTAAAACCAGCCAGCCAGTCTCATCGCTGCTCATCACGAGGCTCGCATTACATACCTGTTAGCCCGCATGCGTTGATCTCGTTTTCTGTAGCCCCGTACTTCCGGCACAGACCTTGCAGCTGCTTCACCTCAGTCTGCAGACAACAAAAGCATGACAATAATTCACATTATGCACTCACAACAAATGTGAGCACGGCTGACACCTGCAGATATCCTGTCATCACTCTGGTCCTCATTACCGACACTTTGAGCTTGGCAACgcgaaaagaaaattataactCGCTTCAGGCACCATTCATGGTGAGTGACGAACACTACCTGTCTAGCCTTATAAGAAAGGTTTCAGCCAAACCAGCTTCTAAGAATTTAGAAATTCTAAATCTGACACATTTGTAATGGTTTGTATTATCGTATACACACGTCTGTCTGAGAGCTATACGTCTGTGAAGAGAACTGTTTAATTTAAGCAGACTGCTACCATTAGAGTTTTATGTGTATTCTTGTGTACTGCGTGCGCACGTATGTAAGTCTTTACCTTGTATGATGTGGCTTTGAGAGTTGTCTCCTTACTCCGTTTAGCGGACAGCCGCAGCCTCTGCTTTATGATTTTTAACTGCACGTGGTCCTTCTCCTGGATGACCAGCACGAAACCTGATGAGACACGGTGTCACGTAAGTGCATTTTCACCACTTGGTTGGATTATAAGTACTGTATATGATATGCAGTGGCGTAACCGAAAAGCATTCAAGTAAATGTgtgcaaatgtttaaaaaaattgaaattcgAGTGAGGGGATATGTTCAAAAACAAGTTTacggtaaaaaaaaagagagataggTCATTCTCTGGAGACTCAGAGAAGTCTGCGTGGCGAAACAAATTACTCACTATTTACAATCCTGACCACACGCCACGGAAGTATATATATCAATAATGTGGCAGCTTCTTCTCGTGGTTGATCCCAGATGCCTTGCCAGAAGTAGACGTCAAGAACCCATGAGGAAGACACGATGAAGGCATCAAACACCTGTTGACAAGATAACCGTCGTCTAGTAACGCTAAACTACATTTACATCTCTAAAgctctattttttgtttaaatatatcAGTCTTCAGTTTTAGCTAATACTGCATGTACTAGACAATCTGACCATTAGTAAAagctttgtcttattttaaacaTAGCTTCTTTGATCCAAGcgataaagtttattttcaccTCTCCTCAATGCCAAAGGCATATTTATCAACGCataaatacaacagaaaaagaaagatttaaggaCTGTTTTTGCCAAAAATGCCTTCCAAAAACTGAATATTATTGTTAGTGTCACATACACAAAACTTTCATTGTTGACAAATACTATActgttttatgataaaaattCTGCACAGGTAAgtatataaattgtttaaactACAAAACATTACCTCCAGCTTGTGATGAAGCATTTTCTTCCCCATCGCAATTACTTTCAGGAGAGTctgaaacaaacacatacaatatatatatattatcacgAATGTGTTTATGCATGAAGTGGTATGCCTCATCGAATCCGCTTATACACGTTTCGTTAAGCagttaaatataaatttctgtTATCGACACAAAATTATTAGTGCTGAATAAGGATGTGTtatgtttgcgcatgcgtgcctcATGAAAGGTCCAAGTATTCTACTTTTTGGGAAACGATAGAGATGGTATTGCCTTATTCAAAAATAACTGTTCGGTTGGTCATGTCCTCGCAGGAAACGTTATTATATAATTCTCTGTGGTATGTAACTGGTCGTACAGCCAATTTCTCATAACTTATCACGGTAAAGGTGTATAACTGGAAAATGGACAGAATCTATTCTACTATCTTTGCATAAAAAAGGAGGCTTAAACAGTCCTGGGAATTTTCGAGGAATATGTCTATGTGCTGTGGAAATGCTAGGGaagatgacatttattttgtacttgtCTGCCCATCCTTAGGTAGCCTAAGAATGAAAATTAGCGATTCGTAAATATTGTAGATACGAAGTATATTCAgacttttgttgcttttttcataaaaattaaaattatgaaaattacaTGCAGAAgattgtgtattttgtgtataaaGAGCAGTGTCCTCAGTGGAAAGACATTCATCGTATCACTTAACAGATTTAAAATCTTGCCTTTATGCTGTATCATGTTATGTACATCGTTTTCGTGTTATTCTACACGCTGCATACACTTTTAAAGAGGCCAAGGCCCTacttaataaagaaataaataaaaattatttccctGATGTGTGTGAATATCTGTTTCATGTAATGGCCGATGCATTTCAATTCACACTACCCTTCACAACATCAATTATTTTTCAGACgtcttttctgtttataattttatgttctCAAGAAAAGCACGTCTTCGATACGATGATAAATCGATGAATAAAGGACCGAAGATGGAATTCCCAGtttaggaaaaaataaagcGCTAAGTGGCATTTGAGTTATAAAGCTCAGCTAAAGCTCATGTGACCATGCACGTGATCACTGCAACTTACGTGCAACTTACCTCcagaagaaggaaggagaggatTACCATCGACCCGATGTGAAATGAGTGAGTAAGGTGGTTCAGCATTTGATCGTGTTTATCCAAACGCTTGTTGGCCGCTCTTCGGTGCCTAATGTTTGCCAATGGTTGTTTGAAGATTCCAATAGTCATGTGCTCATCGCTTGAGTTACCAGGAATTGGTGAGGAATCACCTGTCATGTTGTCTGACTTTGTAAAGATCCTGTCATGACTAATGTTCTTACTAAGAGAACTGAGCAGGATGTCCTTTCGATGTGACGCCAATTTATCGTTGATGTCCTGCAGGTCTTCCACCGTCGAATTCAAGAAAGGAAGGTTTTCCTTTAGCAATGGCGTTAGAGTACCGTTAAGTTCCTTCCAATTAGTTAGAGTCTCtgtgaaaagattaaaaaaacacaattacCAGGTAACAGCACACAAGTATTTCGCTAGATTTCTGAATGAGCTCTTGTGGTGGCggaaaaagacaattttggGACACCTGGAGCTGTATTCTGAAGATTGATTGCTCTACAAATAATGTGGCTGCATGTGTATAATGCATGTTCCTTCCTGATACTTCCTCGATACTCAAAATAGGTTAAACgcaataaaagtttttctcaGATTCATAAATAGAgattgaaataaatatagaaaccaCTAGCTTATATATGAATAATATTACTAAGCAAGAATACTACTAACGTATAATATCaaattatatgtaaatattatatgtACAGGAATTATAGgtaaatatgtataattatataattatatatataagaataCCAGTGATTGTAATAGttctttgttttagtttagaATACCTTTTTATctaaattatgtaaaaaatttGTACATTAGACTATgtaattattaatgttaatttttgGTAATTTATAACTAATATCTAAACTTTAAAATCAGACTCTGTTTGAGGTTGGGGGGAAATTTTCAAGCAAAAGAAAtggaacaatttttatttctgcgTTCTCCACGGGGCTATGAAAATGAATTTGATTTTTGTATTGTGGAATTCACATGATGTTTTCTTCCAAAGTTGGTTTTAATTacatcagcttggtattttggGGAGGTGGCTAAGGAGGCAGATAACACAAAGTAAATTCATCTGCTGTTTTGGAGAGATGGAGTCTTTAGAAGATGATATCGCGcattagaaggaaaaaaaaactaagttttTGCTGTGGGTTGGTTGCTTTTCTACCCTCATTTATGACTGTATAAAAACCTTTTACAGAATAATAATCAAATCTCGCAAAGCATATTTACCTGAAATGCATAAACATGATTGCACAGTATAATCGCAGACCGTTAAGCTGCAGTTCACATTTATGCtaataatgtatattttccTCTAGTCCAGTGTTGTGTACTTTTTCGTTACTTTTATTGTTAGAAAGTCACAAATACTCTTAGAAAGGATCCGAACTTGCCTGAAGTATTGTACAtcaaatttttaacatttctatcAACATCGGCAAAGTCACAAAAAGAAACTAGAAACAGCGTGGCCTGTCCtcttgactttttcttttttttaattcgccAACGATATCCCAGGTGTTCGTCCACTCATGCGTGAAGGAGATGGAGATTTGTGGGGAGAAACAGAGGAGCATTGTGAGTTAGGACTGAATTACAAATCACGCACTCGCTGTGGGTGTGTCACCTATTCTGTATCTACTTTATACCCAACACAGCACAGGCCTGCTTCAAGGAAACTGCCATCTGTTAAATATGAAATGAAAGCACAAATGGTATGCAAATGTGAGTGACAAGAGCTCAGTTTTTGACCAGTTGCTTTTCGTAATTTTTTAGTAGCTTCTTCATGGCTGAGGACTGATTGTATTGTaggatttttttcaagattcaagattctttattccttACGCCTCTCCAGTGTCctgatatatttaaaatttagtcTTCCGCTTCACATACAATGTAAAGCCTATAAATGCTTTCATCTGTTACAGCAGAGTACCTCCGACCTAAGCCTGTGTGCGCGAGCAGCCTGCCCTGCCCTcttgccctgccctgccctgccagCAGCGGGGCACGCCCTTGCTATGCGAGTAGCGTAGTCTTGTCCAGCTCGGCGTCACCTCGTTTTGTCCCGCAAATAAATCAGTTGTAACGTTTTGACAATGAGAAATGACGATgacaaatgacacacacacatcttagCATTCTTGTGTCTTACCATTCACAATGAGAAGGTCGCAGATGACCTGGCCCATGACACAGGCGGCATCGAGTGCTGCCAGCGTGCACACAACAATGAGcgccacgtgtgtgtgtaggagagtGGACATGCGCTTGCGGCATCTGCACCACAAAGACAGTATAGTTTTAAAACATTCGGGCATCGTCAAAAAATGGCTTAATTACTCCATGTGAAATGACTCAAGTGCAACCATGTAGAACGCTTTACCTTTATCGAGAAATCTTG
This is a stretch of genomic DNA from Pomacea canaliculata isolate SZHN2017 linkage group LG3, ASM307304v1, whole genome shotgun sequence. It encodes these proteins:
- the LOC112560642 gene encoding uncharacterized protein LOC112560642; amino-acid sequence: MTSTEEYKREKRPSWKRSQRCRKRMSTLLHTHVALIVVCTLAALDAACVMGQVICDLLIVNETLTNWKELNGTLTPLLKENLPFLNSTVEDLQDINDKLASHRKDILLSSLSKNISHDRIFTKSDNMTGDSSPIPGNSSDEHMTIGIFKQPLANIRHRRAANKRLDKHDQMLNHLTHSFHIGSMVILSFLLLETLLKVIAMGKKMLHHKLEVFDAFIVSSSWVLDVYFWQGIWDQPREEAATLLIYILPWRVVRIVNSFVLVIQEKDHVQLKIIKQRLRLSAKRSKETTLKATSYKTEVKQLQGLCRKYGATENEINACGLTGM